The Streptomyces cynarae genome contains a region encoding:
- a CDS encoding ferredoxin reductase family protein: MRAIRPRRSPAVPLLLAVWAGAAGVVWLWWTNTPSIADNNSRILNAGRITGLLAGYLMALVVLQMARVPALERRVGSDRVARWHAMTGRYTVCLVLAHLFLTMWGYALQSGRGLGGIVQQTVDSIEQLPDVGKAAIGTGLLVLIGLLSIGPVRRRISYDLWYHIHLLTYAATYLSFWHQLSTGNEFAVQPEAKTAWYALYGSVTALVIWYRILTPIRLNLRHRLRVEAVIEETPGVVSVLMTGRKLHRMGAEAGQFFRWRFLAPGMRFSSHPYSLSAAPRPNMLRITVKAIGDHSSALRDLEPGTRVWAEGPYGALTADRRSRGKVLLVAGGVGITPMRALFETLPGAPGDITLLYRANTTHDLALWDELAQIAEERGARLMYAVNSPDGERPDISAETLSRKLPDIDRHDVFMCGPPGFAQQVYEALRGAGVPARRIHHESFEM, encoded by the coding sequence CGCCGTCTGGGCGGGCGCGGCGGGCGTCGTCTGGCTGTGGTGGACGAACACGCCGTCCATCGCCGACAACAACAGCAGAATCCTCAACGCGGGGCGGATCACCGGCCTGCTCGCCGGCTATCTGATGGCCCTCGTGGTGCTGCAGATGGCCCGGGTGCCCGCGCTGGAGCGCCGGGTCGGCTCCGACCGGGTCGCCCGCTGGCACGCCATGACCGGCCGGTACACCGTCTGCCTGGTCCTCGCCCATCTGTTCCTGACGATGTGGGGCTACGCCCTGCAGAGCGGCAGGGGGCTCGGTGGGATCGTCCAGCAGACCGTCGACTCGATCGAACAGCTGCCGGATGTGGGCAAGGCCGCCATCGGCACGGGCCTGCTGGTCCTCATCGGCCTGCTCTCGATCGGACCGGTCCGGCGCAGGATCTCCTACGACCTCTGGTACCACATCCATCTGCTCACCTACGCGGCCACGTACCTGTCGTTCTGGCACCAGTTGTCGACGGGCAACGAGTTCGCCGTGCAGCCGGAGGCGAAGACCGCCTGGTACGCGCTGTACGGGTCGGTGACCGCGCTGGTGATCTGGTACCGGATCCTCACGCCGATCCGGCTCAACCTGCGGCACCGGCTGCGGGTGGAGGCGGTCATCGAGGAGACGCCCGGGGTGGTGTCGGTGCTGATGACGGGGCGGAAGCTGCACCGGATGGGCGCGGAGGCCGGGCAGTTCTTCCGCTGGCGGTTCCTCGCGCCCGGGATGCGGTTCAGCTCGCACCCGTACTCGCTGTCGGCGGCGCCCCGCCCGAACATGCTCCGGATCACGGTGAAGGCCATCGGTGACCACAGCTCCGCGCTGCGGGACCTCGAGCCCGGGACTCGGGTGTGGGCGGAGGGCCCGTACGGTGCCTTGACCGCCGACCGGCGCAGCAGGGGCAAGGTGCTGCTGGTGGCCGGAGGTGTCGGCATCACGCCGATGCGGGCCCTGTTCGAGACGCTGCCGGGCGCCCCCGGCGACATCACGCTCCTCTACCGCGCCAACACCACCCATGATCTGGCCCTGTGGGACGAGCTGGCGCAGATCGCGGAGGAGCGCGGCGCCCGGCTGATGTACGCGGTCAACAGCCCGGACGGGGAACGCCCCGACATCTCGGCGGAGACCCTGAGCCGGAAGCTGCCGGACATCGACCGCCACGACGTCTTCATGTGCGGGCCGCCCGGCTTCGCGCAGCAGGTGTACGAAGCACTGCGCGGCGCGGGGGTCCCCGCCCGCCGCATCCATCACGAGTCGTTCGAGATGTGA
- a CDS encoding FMN-binding protein, whose product MRKSHPVRRVVLATAATVSGIVLLLSLKPASGPASAQAGGGAAPQQTAAAQESPQGGSGQQTGTRTVTGEVAKTQYGPVQVRLTVSGGKITRAEAVQAPKGGLSDQKTAMAVPQLNQEAVAAQSAQIDAVSGATYTSGGYKQSLQSALDKAKATSGGAASSGSAGGSGASGSSGAAGAAAQARTVTGNVAQTQYGPVQVRVTVSGGKITRAEAVQAPKGGLSDQKTAMAVPQLNQEAVSAQSANIDAVSGATYTSTGYKQSLQSALDKAGG is encoded by the coding sequence ATGAGGAAGAGCCACCCCGTGCGGCGCGTCGTGCTCGCCACCGCAGCCACCGTGTCCGGGATCGTGCTGCTGCTGTCCCTGAAGCCGGCCTCGGGTCCCGCCTCGGCCCAGGCGGGGGGCGGTGCCGCACCGCAGCAGACCGCCGCCGCCCAGGAGTCGCCGCAGGGCGGCAGCGGACAGCAGACCGGCACCCGGACCGTCACCGGTGAGGTGGCCAAGACGCAGTACGGCCCGGTGCAGGTGCGCCTGACCGTGAGCGGCGGGAAGATCACCAGGGCCGAGGCGGTGCAGGCACCCAAGGGCGGGCTCAGCGACCAGAAGACCGCCATGGCCGTGCCCCAACTCAACCAGGAGGCGGTCGCCGCGCAGAGCGCGCAGATCGACGCGGTCTCCGGCGCCACGTACACGAGCGGCGGGTACAAGCAGTCCCTGCAGTCGGCGCTCGACAAGGCGAAGGCCACCTCCGGCGGCGCGGCCTCGTCCGGGTCCGCGGGCGGTTCCGGGGCGTCGGGTTCGTCAGGGGCGGCGGGGGCGGCGGCCCAGGCGCGTACGGTCACCGGTAACGTGGCGCAGACGCAGTACGGCCCCGTCCAGGTCCGCGTGACCGTGAGCGGCGGGAAGATCACCAGGGCCGAGGCGGTGCAGGCGCCCAAGGGCGGGCTCAGCGACCAGAAGACCGCCATGGCCGTGCCCCAACTCAACCAGGAGGCGGTGAGCGCACAGAGTGCGAACATCGACGCGGTCTCCGGCGCGACCTATACCAGCACCGGATACAAGCAGTCCCTGCAGTCGGCGCTGGACAAGGCCGGTGGCTGA
- a CDS encoding FAD:protein FMN transferase — protein sequence MGTVFSFDVRGGQPEAVQTALEEAIAHLHRVDEVFSPYREDSQISRLARGEVSVEDCDPEVAEVLALGAEAEQISDGWFSTRFGGRIDPTGIVKGWAVERAARRLAAAGASGVSVNGGGDVQMYGMPEPHRPWRVGVSDPLRPGGLAAVVSAAGVEELAVATSGTAERGAHIVDPRTGRSAVTDLVAVTVVGPSLTWADAWATAAFAMGSRAGLAWLESLPDVEALLITAGDEVRCTGGLAARLG from the coding sequence ATGGGCACCGTCTTCTCCTTCGACGTGCGCGGCGGCCAACCCGAGGCCGTACAGACCGCGCTGGAGGAGGCGATCGCCCATCTCCACCGGGTGGACGAGGTGTTCAGCCCCTACCGCGAGGACAGCCAGATATCGCGGCTCGCCCGCGGTGAGGTGAGTGTGGAGGACTGTGACCCGGAGGTCGCCGAGGTGCTCGCCCTGGGAGCGGAGGCGGAGCAGATCAGCGACGGCTGGTTCAGCACCCGGTTCGGTGGCCGGATCGATCCGACCGGGATCGTGAAGGGCTGGGCGGTGGAGCGCGCGGCCCGGCGGCTGGCGGCGGCCGGGGCGAGCGGGGTGAGCGTCAACGGCGGCGGGGACGTGCAGATGTACGGCATGCCGGAACCGCACCGGCCCTGGCGGGTCGGTGTGTCGGACCCGCTGCGGCCCGGCGGGCTGGCGGCGGTGGTGTCCGCGGCCGGCGTGGAGGAGCTGGCCGTGGCCACCTCGGGGACCGCGGAGCGCGGCGCGCACATCGTGGACCCGCGCACGGGGCGCTCCGCGGTGACCGACCTGGTGGCGGTGACGGTGGTGGGCCCCAGCCTGACCTGGGCGGACGCCTGGGCCACGGCGGCGTTCGCGATGGGGTCACGGGCGGGGCTGGCGTGGCTGGAGTCACTGCCGGACGTGGAGGCGCTGCTGATCACCGCCGGTGACGAGGTGCGGTGCACGGGGGGTCTCGCCGCGCGCCTGGGGTGA
- a CDS encoding arginine repressor: MSQAQDHEHTGPAVPQTRTARHRRIVDILNRQPVRSQSQLAKLLADDGLSVTQATLSRDLDELNAVKIRNTDGDLIYAVPSEGGFRTPRAPLGGSAKEERMRRLSQELLISAEASANLVVLRTPPGAAQFLASAIDQAELHDILGTIAGDDTVLLISREPTGGQALADHLLRLAQNGH, from the coding sequence ATGAGTCAGGCGCAGGACCACGAGCACACGGGGCCTGCCGTGCCGCAGACCCGCACCGCACGCCACCGCCGGATCGTGGACATCCTCAACCGGCAACCGGTGCGCTCCCAGAGCCAGTTGGCGAAACTCCTCGCCGACGACGGGCTGAGCGTCACGCAGGCGACGCTCTCCCGGGACCTGGACGAGCTGAACGCGGTGAAGATCCGCAACACCGACGGCGACCTGATCTACGCGGTGCCGAGCGAGGGCGGTTTCCGCACGCCTCGCGCGCCGCTGGGGGGGTCGGCCAAGGAGGAGCGGATGCGACGGCTCTCGCAGGAGCTGCTGATCTCGGCGGAGGCCTCCGCGAACCTCGTGGTCCTGCGCACCCCTCCGGGGGCCGCGCAGTTCCTGGCGTCGGCGATCGACCAGGCGGAACTGCACGACATCCTGGGGACGATCGCGGGGGACGACACGGTGCTGCTGATCAGCCGGGAGCCGACGGGAGGGCAGGCGCTGGCGGACCACTTGCTGCGGCTGGCGCAGAACGGGCACTGA
- a CDS encoding acetylornithine transaminase, with amino-acid sequence MSNEELTARWQGALMNNYGTPRLPLVRGEGTQLWDADGKRYLDFVGGIAVNALGHAHPAVVEAVSKQIASLGHVSNLFIAEPPVALAERLLQLFGRDGKVFFCNSGAEANEGAFKIGRLTGRRHMVATQGGFHGRTMGSLALTGQPGKQEPFLPLPGDVTHVPYGDAQALAAAVTEETALVIIEPIQGENGVVVPPAGYLKAARAITAATGALLVLDEVQTGVGRTGHWFEYQAHEGVLPDVVTLAKGLGGGLPLGATVAFGRAAELLLPGQHGTTFGGNPVACAAGLAVLDTIAGEGLLENVKRQSEKLRDGIESLGHPLIEHVRGAGLLLGIVLTEPLAPQVQQAAQDAGLLVNAPAPNVVRLMPPLNLGDDEVQALLQALPGVLEAVHPVNGDGRSGE; translated from the coding sequence GTGAGCAATGAGGAACTGACCGCGCGGTGGCAGGGCGCGCTCATGAACAACTACGGCACCCCGCGGCTGCCCCTCGTCCGCGGTGAGGGCACCCAGCTCTGGGACGCCGACGGCAAGCGGTACCTCGACTTCGTCGGCGGCATCGCGGTCAACGCCCTCGGTCACGCCCACCCCGCGGTCGTCGAGGCCGTGAGCAAGCAGATCGCCTCCCTCGGCCACGTCTCCAACCTGTTCATCGCCGAGCCGCCCGTCGCCCTCGCCGAACGGCTCCTTCAGCTTTTCGGCCGCGACGGCAAGGTCTTCTTCTGCAACTCGGGCGCCGAGGCCAACGAGGGCGCCTTCAAGATCGGCCGGCTGACGGGCCGCCGGCACATGGTCGCCACCCAGGGCGGCTTCCACGGCCGCACCATGGGCTCCCTCGCGCTGACCGGTCAGCCCGGCAAGCAGGAGCCGTTCCTGCCGCTGCCCGGCGACGTCACCCACGTCCCCTACGGCGACGCGCAGGCCCTGGCCGCCGCGGTCACCGAGGAGACGGCACTCGTCATCATCGAGCCCATCCAGGGCGAGAACGGGGTCGTGGTCCCGCCCGCCGGCTACCTGAAGGCGGCCCGCGCGATCACCGCCGCCACCGGGGCGCTGCTCGTGCTCGACGAGGTGCAGACCGGCGTCGGCCGTACCGGGCATTGGTTCGAGTACCAGGCCCACGAGGGCGTCCTGCCGGACGTCGTCACCCTCGCCAAGGGACTCGGCGGCGGGCTGCCGCTCGGCGCCACCGTCGCCTTCGGCCGCGCCGCCGAGCTGCTCCTGCCGGGCCAGCACGGCACGACCTTCGGCGGCAACCCCGTCGCGTGCGCCGCCGGCCTCGCCGTGCTCGACACCATCGCGGGTGAGGGCCTGCTGGAGAACGTCAAGCGGCAGAGCGAGAAGCTGCGGGACGGAATCGAGTCGCTGGGCCACCCGTTGATCGAACATGTCCGGGGCGCGGGCCTTCTGCTGGGTATCGTGCTCACCGAGCCGCTCGCGCCACAGGTGCAGCAGGCGGCTCAGGACGCCGGCCTCCTGGTGAACGCGCCCGCCCCGAACGTCGTACGGCTGATGCCGCCGCTGAACCTCGGCGACGACGAGGTGCAGGCGTTGCTCCAGGCGCTTCCCGGTGTCCTCGAGGCAGTGCACCCAGTGAATGGGGACGGACGATCCGGAGAATGA
- the argB gene encoding acetylglutamate kinase, whose protein sequence is MSDTSPKSGTTRKHTALPKAEILIEALPWLTRHHGKIVVIKFGGNAMVNEELKAAFAQDVVFLRHAGLKPVVVHGGGPQISAALDRHGIVSEFKAGLRVTTEDAMDVVRMVLAGQVQRELVGLLNQHGPFAVGLTGEDAHTITATKHTPEIDGESVDIGRVGEITEIDTGAIEALLADGRIPVVSSIARSQDDGHVYNVNADTAAAALAAALGAETLMVLTDVEGLYEDWPNSDEVISRLTASQLEKLLPELSSGMVPKMEGCLHAVRGGVRTARVIDGRVQHSILLEIFTDEGIGTMVVPDEKPDEQGES, encoded by the coding sequence ATGAGCGACACTTCTCCCAAGTCCGGCACGACGCGCAAACACACCGCGCTGCCCAAGGCCGAGATCCTCATCGAGGCGCTGCCCTGGCTGACCCGCCACCACGGCAAGATCGTCGTCATCAAGTTCGGCGGCAACGCGATGGTGAACGAGGAGCTCAAGGCCGCGTTCGCGCAGGACGTCGTCTTCCTGCGGCATGCCGGACTGAAGCCGGTCGTCGTGCACGGGGGCGGCCCCCAGATCAGCGCCGCCCTCGACCGGCACGGCATCGTCAGCGAGTTCAAGGCGGGCCTGAGGGTCACCACCGAGGACGCCATGGACGTCGTACGGATGGTGCTCGCCGGGCAGGTGCAGCGCGAACTGGTCGGGCTGCTCAACCAGCACGGCCCGTTCGCCGTCGGCCTCACCGGCGAGGACGCGCACACCATCACCGCCACCAAACACACGCCCGAGATCGACGGCGAGTCCGTCGACATCGGACGGGTGGGCGAGATCACCGAGATCGACACGGGCGCGATCGAGGCACTGCTCGCCGACGGCCGTATCCCGGTCGTCTCCTCCATCGCCCGCAGTCAGGACGACGGACATGTCTACAACGTCAATGCTGATACGGCGGCTGCGGCACTCGCTGCGGCACTGGGCGCCGAAACCCTCATGGTCCTCACCGACGTCGAGGGCCTCTACGAGGACTGGCCGAACTCCGACGAGGTGATCAGCCGCCTGACCGCCTCCCAACTGGAAAAGCTGCTGCCGGAGTTGTCCTCCGGCATGGTGCCGAAGATGGAGGGCTGTCTGCACGCCGTGCGGGGCGGCGTCCGCACTGCACGCGTCATCGACGGCCGGGTACAGCACTCGATCCTGCTGGAGATCTTCACCGACGAAGGCATCGGCACGATGGTCGTGCCCGACGAGAAGCCGGACGAACAGGGGGAGTCGTGA
- the argJ gene encoding bifunctional glutamate N-acetyltransferase/amino-acid acetyltransferase ArgJ — protein sequence MSVTAAKGFQAAGIAAGIKENGNPDLALVVNTGPRRAAAGVFTSNRVKAAPVLWSEQVLKSGQVSAVVLNSGGANACTGPKGFQDTHATAEKVAEVLGRGAIEVAVCSTGLIGVLLPMDKLLPGVETAAAQLSEHGGEKAAIAIKTTDTVHKTSVVTKDGWTVGGMAKGAGMLAPGLATMLVVLTTDADLDSETLDKALRAATKVTFDRVDSDGCMSTNDTVLLLASGASGIAPGYDEFAEAVREVCADLGRQLIGDAEGASKDIKVEVINAATEEDAVEVGRSIARNNLLKCAIHGEDPNWGRVLSAIGTTRAAFEPDQLNVAINGVWVCKNGSVGEDRELVDMRYREVHIVADLAAGAETATIWTNDLTADYVHENSAYSS from the coding sequence GTGAGCGTCACGGCAGCCAAGGGATTCCAGGCTGCGGGCATCGCCGCCGGAATCAAGGAGAACGGCAACCCGGACCTGGCCCTCGTGGTCAACACCGGGCCGCGCCGCGCCGCCGCGGGCGTCTTCACCTCCAACCGTGTGAAGGCCGCGCCCGTGCTGTGGTCCGAGCAGGTCCTCAAGAGCGGCCAGGTCTCGGCGGTCGTCCTCAACTCCGGCGGCGCCAACGCCTGCACCGGCCCCAAGGGCTTCCAGGACACCCACGCCACCGCCGAGAAGGTGGCCGAGGTGCTCGGCCGCGGCGCCATCGAGGTCGCCGTCTGCTCCACCGGCCTCATCGGTGTGCTGCTGCCCATGGACAAGCTGCTCCCGGGCGTGGAGACCGCCGCCGCCCAGCTCTCCGAGCACGGCGGCGAGAAGGCCGCCATCGCCATCAAGACCACCGACACCGTCCACAAGACGTCCGTCGTGACGAAGGACGGCTGGACCGTCGGCGGCATGGCCAAGGGCGCCGGCATGCTCGCCCCGGGCCTCGCCACCATGCTGGTCGTCCTCACCACCGACGCCGACCTCGACAGCGAGACCCTGGACAAGGCCCTGCGCGCCGCCACCAAGGTCACCTTCGACCGTGTCGACTCCGACGGCTGCATGTCCACCAACGACACCGTGCTGCTGCTCGCCTCGGGAGCGTCCGGGATCGCCCCCGGGTACGACGAGTTCGCCGAGGCCGTGCGCGAGGTGTGCGCCGACCTCGGCCGGCAGCTCATCGGCGACGCCGAGGGCGCCAGCAAGGACATCAAGGTCGAGGTGATCAACGCCGCGACCGAGGAGGACGCCGTCGAGGTGGGCCGCTCCATCGCCCGCAACAACCTCCTCAAGTGCGCCATCCACGGCGAGGACCCCAACTGGGGCCGCGTCCTGTCCGCCATCGGCACCACCCGGGCCGCGTTCGAGCCCGACCAGCTCAACGTCGCCATCAACGGCGTGTGGGTGTGCAAGAACGGCTCGGTCGGCGAGGACCGCGAACTGGTCGACATGCGCTACCGCGAGGTCCACATCGTGGCGGACCTCGCCGCCGGCGCCGAGACCGCCACCATCTGGACCAACGACCTCACCGCCGACTACGTCCACGAGAACAGCGCGTATTCCTCATGA
- the argC gene encoding N-acetyl-gamma-glutamyl-phosphate reductase: MTVRAAVAGASGYAGGEALRLLLAHPEVEIGALTGNSNAGRRLGALQPHLLPLADRVLAETTPEVLAGHDVVFLALPHGQSAAVAERLGPDVLVIDMGADFRLKDPADWESFYGSPHAGTWPYGLPELPGARAALEGSKRIAVPGCYPTAASLALFPAYAAGLAENEAVIVAASGTSGAGKAPKPHLLGSEVMGSMSPYGVGGVHRHTPEMIQNLSAAAGEPVTVSFTPTLAPMPRGILATCTAKARPGVTGESLRAAYEKAFADEPFVHLLPEGQWPATASVYGSNAVQVQVAYDAATHRIIAISAIDNLTKGTAGGAVQSMNIALGLDETTGLSTIGVAP, translated from the coding sequence ATGACGGTACGTGCCGCAGTCGCCGGAGCGAGCGGATACGCGGGCGGAGAGGCTCTGCGTCTGCTCCTCGCGCACCCCGAGGTGGAGATCGGCGCCCTCACCGGCAACTCCAACGCCGGCCGGCGGCTCGGTGCGCTGCAGCCGCATCTGCTGCCCCTGGCCGACCGGGTGCTCGCCGAGACCACCCCCGAGGTCCTCGCCGGGCACGACGTCGTCTTCCTCGCCCTGCCCCACGGACAGTCCGCCGCCGTCGCCGAGAGGCTCGGGCCCGACGTCCTCGTCATCGACATGGGCGCCGACTTCCGGCTGAAGGACCCGGCCGACTGGGAGAGCTTCTACGGCTCCCCGCACGCCGGTACCTGGCCCTACGGCCTCCCCGAACTGCCGGGTGCCCGCGCTGCGCTGGAGGGGTCCAAGCGCATCGCGGTACCCGGTTGCTATCCCACGGCCGCCTCCCTGGCGCTCTTCCCCGCGTACGCCGCCGGGCTCGCCGAGAACGAGGCCGTGATCGTCGCCGCCTCCGGCACCTCCGGCGCGGGCAAGGCGCCCAAGCCGCACCTGCTGGGCAGCGAGGTCATGGGGTCCATGTCCCCGTACGGCGTCGGCGGCGTCCACCGGCACACCCCCGAGATGATCCAGAACCTCAGCGCGGCCGCCGGAGAGCCGGTCACCGTCTCCTTCACGCCCACCCTCGCGCCGATGCCCCGAGGCATCCTCGCCACCTGCACCGCCAAGGCGCGGCCCGGCGTCACCGGCGAGTCCCTGCGCGCCGCCTATGAGAAGGCCTTCGCCGACGAGCCCTTCGTGCACCTGCTCCCCGAGGGGCAGTGGCCGGCCACCGCGTCCGTCTACGGTTCCAACGCCGTTCAGGTGCAGGTCGCGTACGACGCCGCCACGCACCGCATCATCGCGATCAGCGCCATCGACAATCTGACCAAGGGCACCGCGGGCGGTGCCGTGCAGAGCATGAACATCGCGCTCGGCCTCGACGAGACCACCGGGCTTTCGACGATCGGAGTCGCACCGTGA
- a CDS encoding MerR family transcriptional regulator: MTSGQPLPQDRQPTLTIAQVAERTGLSHDTLRYYERAGLIERVGRTTGNQRRYDAADLAWLEFLLRLRETGMSIADMQRFAQLRAQGDDTVADRLAMLREHRAGLAERIRTLRRNAAALDDKIDHYERLLGDMPTQPGTDERT; this comes from the coding sequence ATGACCAGCGGACAACCCCTCCCGCAGGATCGGCAACCGACCCTGACCATCGCCCAGGTCGCGGAGCGCACCGGCCTCTCGCACGACACCCTGCGCTACTACGAGAGGGCGGGCCTGATCGAGCGGGTCGGCCGGACCACAGGCAACCAGCGGCGCTACGACGCGGCCGATCTGGCCTGGCTGGAGTTCCTGCTGCGGCTGCGCGAGACGGGCATGTCGATCGCCGACATGCAGCGCTTCGCGCAGCTGCGGGCGCAGGGGGACGACACGGTCGCGGACCGGCTGGCGATGCTGCGGGAGCACCGCGCGGGGCTGGCGGAACGGATTCGCACGCTGCGCCGCAACGCGGCCGCGCTGGACGACAAGATCGACCACTACGAACGGCTGCTGGGCGACATGCCCACGCAGCCGGGAACGGATGAGCGGACATGA
- a CDS encoding carboxymuconolactone decarboxylase family protein — translation MSESTTRDERFARGLEVLKKVDGEAGQRVVDSLADISPELGHQIVSWAFGEIYDRPGLAPRDRQLVTLGMLTALGGCEAQLDVHVNAALNVGLTPEQIVEALLHSAVYCGIPKALNATFAAKKVFAERGLLPPGQQPAQAAATSA, via the coding sequence ATGAGCGAGAGCACCACCCGTGACGAGCGTTTCGCCCGCGGTCTCGAGGTCCTGAAGAAGGTCGACGGCGAGGCCGGGCAGCGGGTCGTCGACTCGCTCGCCGACATCAGTCCCGAGCTCGGCCACCAGATCGTCTCCTGGGCCTTCGGTGAGATCTACGACCGGCCCGGGCTCGCCCCGCGCGACCGCCAGCTGGTGACGCTGGGCATGCTCACCGCGCTCGGCGGCTGCGAGGCCCAGCTCGATGTGCACGTGAACGCGGCACTGAACGTGGGCCTCACCCCCGAGCAGATCGTCGAGGCCCTGCTGCACTCGGCGGTGTACTGCGGCATACCGAAGGCGCTGAACGCGACCTTCGCCGCGAAGAAGGTCTTCGCCGAGCGCGGGCTGCTGCCGCCGGGGCAGCAGCCCGCACAGGCCGCGGCTACCTCTGCTTGA
- a CDS encoding DUF6314 family protein, which produces MDTFWPVEDVLAHLAGRWHVERTVRDLASGEEGRFSGTTVFSPREGGGLLHHESGTFLWQGASRPAERTLLFLPGASPGTSDVAFADGRPFHHLDLTTGHHVAEHPCAADRYRGEFTVYDEDHWRTVWRVGGPAKDLLLTTDYTRAPASQTSDALM; this is translated from the coding sequence GTGGACACCTTCTGGCCGGTCGAGGACGTACTGGCCCATCTGGCCGGGCGTTGGCACGTGGAGCGCACCGTGCGGGACCTCGCGAGCGGCGAGGAAGGCCGGTTCAGCGGGACGACGGTGTTCTCACCGAGGGAGGGCGGCGGGCTGCTGCACCACGAGTCCGGCACTTTCCTCTGGCAGGGTGCGTCCCGGCCCGCCGAGCGGACGCTGCTGTTCCTGCCCGGCGCCTCGCCGGGCACCTCGGACGTCGCGTTCGCGGACGGCCGCCCCTTCCACCACCTCGACCTCACGACCGGTCACCACGTCGCCGAGCACCCGTGCGCGGCGGACCGCTACCGAGGCGAGTTCACCGTGTACGACGAGGACCACTGGCGCACGGTGTGGCGGGTCGGCGGGCCCGCGAAGGACCTGCTCCTGACCACCGACTACACGCGAGCGCCGGCCTCCCAAACGTCAGACGCGCTGATGTGA
- a CDS encoding histidine phosphatase family protein produces MHLRVTFVAAARSSSLLAERFEDDRPLDQAGWDEVQRVAPDLVPLAAAELRYCSPTPRSRATGDALGYAPLVQPALRDCDMGRWRGFTLGEAMAREPSAVDAWLADPRSAPHGGESLLAFISRVGGWLDTRPVEDGSRIVAVAEPSVVRAALVYALRAQPSSYWNIDVRPLSTVTLAGHGGRWNLRLEALSHQRV; encoded by the coding sequence ATGCATCTTCGGGTCACGTTCGTCGCCGCCGCGCGCAGTTCCTCGCTGCTCGCGGAGCGCTTCGAGGACGACCGGCCGCTGGACCAGGCCGGCTGGGACGAGGTGCAGCGTGTCGCCCCCGACCTGGTGCCGCTGGCGGCGGCCGAGCTGCGCTACTGCTCGCCCACGCCACGCAGCCGGGCGACCGGGGACGCGCTCGGGTACGCGCCGCTGGTGCAGCCGGCGCTGCGGGACTGCGACATGGGCCGCTGGCGCGGCTTCACGCTGGGCGAGGCGATGGCCCGGGAGCCCTCGGCGGTGGACGCCTGGCTCGCGGACCCGCGCTCCGCGCCGCACGGCGGTGAGTCGCTGCTGGCGTTCATCTCCCGCGTGGGCGGCTGGCTGGACACGCGCCCCGTGGAGGACGGCAGCCGTATCGTCGCCGTGGCGGAGCCTTCGGTGGTGCGGGCGGCCCTGGTGTACGCGCTGAGGGCGCAGCCGTCGTCGTACTGGAACATCGACGTCCGCCCCCTGTCGACGGTGACGCTGGCCGGGCACGGAGGCCGCTGGAACCTGCGCCTGGAGGCCCTGTCACATCAGCGCGTCTGA
- a CDS encoding GNAT family N-acetyltransferase → MTATTDAPGLPDGYEFSADSARIDIDRTHRWLATDAYWAIDRPRDKHERAVANSLNFGVYDAVSGEQVAYARVVTDEASFAWLCDVYVDRSVRGKGIGTAMVGAVRDQLAPLGLRRVLLATSDAHGVYAKLGFEPLDRPDQWMVHRFDPSNPVRA, encoded by the coding sequence ATGACGGCCACCACCGACGCGCCCGGCCTCCCGGACGGCTACGAATTCTCCGCCGACTCCGCCCGGATCGACATCGACCGCACCCACCGCTGGCTCGCCACCGACGCGTACTGGGCGATCGACCGGCCCCGGGACAAACACGAGCGCGCCGTCGCGAACTCCCTCAACTTCGGGGTGTACGACGCCGTTTCGGGCGAGCAGGTGGCGTACGCTCGCGTGGTGACCGACGAGGCGTCCTTCGCCTGGCTCTGCGATGTCTACGTCGACCGTTCGGTACGCGGCAAGGGCATCGGCACCGCCATGGTCGGTGCCGTCCGCGACCAGCTCGCTCCGCTCGGGCTGCGCCGCGTCCTGCTGGCGACGAGCGACGCGCACGGGGTCTACGCCAAGCTCGGGTTCGAGCCGCTCGACCGGCCGGACCAGTGGATGGTGCACCGGTTCGACCCGTCGAACCCGGTCCGTGCGTGA